The following proteins are co-located in the Labrys monachus genome:
- a CDS encoding VOC family protein has translation MRSNRSMPASTIIPELGYRNVDEAAQWLCAAFGFTVRLRIPGHRVQLVRGAGTVIARETPAWDGACPPAIERSFAVTVRVDDLDRHFEQAMREGARLLRPPADYPYGERQYSCRDVGGHVWTFSQSIADVAPEDWGGIAS, from the coding sequence ATGCGATCCAACCGCTCGATGCCGGCCAGCACCATCATCCCCGAGCTCGGCTACCGGAACGTCGACGAGGCCGCGCAATGGCTCTGCGCCGCCTTCGGCTTCACGGTGCGGCTCAGGATACCCGGCCATCGCGTCCAGCTCGTCCGGGGCGCGGGCACCGTCATCGCCAGGGAAACGCCGGCGTGGGACGGCGCATGCCCGCCGGCGATCGAACGGTCCTTCGCCGTGACGGTGCGGGTCGACGATCTCGACCGCCACTTCGAGCAGGCGATGCGGGAAGGAGCGCGGCTCCTGCGTCCACCGGCCGACTATCCCTATGGCGAGCGCCAATATTCCTGCCGCGATGTCGGCGGCCATGTCTGGACGTTCTCGCAGTCGATCGCGGATGTGGCGCCCGAGGACTGGGGCGGCATCGCTTCATAG
- a CDS encoding ATP-binding protein — protein MRHILGSLVVRVVLVFLAGLVLLLLAIAVAIIGPDGRFGVLRLVSPREAAAVARALEATSAQQQALVVAALDAGPLIVRLQPGFPPAPDGDAAWRAPYLERLHADYAAALEGRPFRMEARGAGAEEARDRIPGGVRLLVGLRTGEVLAIERAPVLLERLAARFALVGGAAGLILLLVMLFCIHQMVLPARRLARASHRLAADIGMPDLPASGPAEMRMLASAFNEMKHMIRGLMDERTRILAAIAHDLRTYLTRLRLRADFIGDADQQARAVRDLDEMSLLLDDTMLFARQATAPALGGTETVDLGREIEAFVRMRREIGDPVDWQGTDGPLAVRCAPLALRRMLANLTDNAVRYGKAAHLAAGRTDGVVEIIVEDEGPGIPADAIAGLMQPFRRLEPSRGRQTGGAGLGLAIVQALARGQGGDLAVENRPGGGLRARIRLPAADKGP, from the coding sequence ATGCGGCACATCCTCGGCAGCCTCGTCGTCCGCGTCGTCCTCGTCTTCCTCGCCGGCCTCGTCCTGCTCCTGCTCGCCATCGCCGTCGCGATCATCGGCCCCGACGGGCGCTTCGGCGTGCTGCGGCTGGTGTCGCCGCGCGAGGCGGCGGCGGTGGCGCGCGCGCTCGAGGCGACGTCGGCGCAGCAGCAGGCGCTGGTCGTCGCGGCGCTGGATGCCGGGCCGCTCATCGTCCGTCTCCAGCCCGGCTTCCCGCCGGCTCCCGACGGCGACGCCGCCTGGAGGGCGCCCTATCTGGAACGGCTCCATGCCGACTATGCCGCGGCGCTCGAAGGGCGGCCCTTCCGCATGGAGGCGCGCGGCGCGGGCGCTGAGGAGGCGCGGGACCGGATCCCCGGCGGCGTGCGGCTGCTCGTCGGGCTGCGGACCGGCGAGGTGCTGGCCATCGAGCGGGCGCCGGTGCTGCTCGAGCGGCTGGCGGCGCGCTTCGCCCTCGTCGGCGGGGCGGCCGGGCTCATCCTGCTGCTGGTGATGCTGTTCTGCATCCACCAGATGGTGCTGCCGGCACGGCGGCTGGCGCGGGCCTCGCATCGGCTCGCCGCCGATATCGGCATGCCCGATCTGCCGGCGAGCGGACCGGCGGAGATGCGGATGCTGGCCTCGGCCTTCAACGAGATGAAGCACATGATCCGCGGCTTGATGGACGAGCGCACGCGCATCCTCGCCGCGATCGCCCATGATCTCAGAACCTATCTCACCCGGCTGCGCCTGCGCGCCGACTTCATCGGCGATGCCGACCAGCAGGCGCGCGCCGTCCGAGACCTCGACGAGATGAGCCTGCTGCTCGACGACACCATGCTGTTCGCCCGGCAGGCGACGGCGCCGGCGCTCGGCGGGACGGAGACGGTCGACCTCGGCCGCGAGATCGAGGCCTTCGTCCGGATGCGCCGCGAGATCGGCGATCCCGTCGACTGGCAGGGGACCGACGGGCCGCTGGCGGTGCGTTGCGCCCCGCTCGCCTTGCGCCGCATGCTGGCGAACCTCACCGACAATGCCGTGCGCTACGGCAAGGCGGCGCATCTCGCCGCGGGCCGGACGGACGGGGTGGTCGAAATCATCGTCGAGGACGAGGGCCCCGGCATCCCCGCCGACGCCATCGCCGGCCTGATGCAGCCGTTCCGGCGCCTCGAACCCTCCCGCGGCCGCCAGACCGGCGGCGCCGGGCTCGGCCTCGCCATCGTCCAGGCGCTGGCCCGGGGGCAGGGCGGCGACCTCGCCGTCGAGAACCGCCCCGGCGGCGGCCTGAGGGCGAGGATCCGGCTGCCCGCCGCCGACAAGGGGCCCTGA
- a CDS encoding efflux RND transporter periplasmic adaptor subunit: MKSFFGSLGRIGVTLVVLVVAAGFGWRLWDYYMNAPWTRDGHVRADIIGVTPDVSGLVQDVLVHDNQAVRKGDLLLRVDQKRFTLALQQADAAVAGDKASMEQAERDRLRYQKLGKDVASQQKIEQAQLAESVAEAAYRQALANRDVARLNLERSEIRASANGVITNMALNPGDYVSAGKPVMALVDSDSLHIEGYFEETKLPGIRPGAPAEIRLMGQPAAIRGHVESIAGGIEDRERGAGSNLLADINPTFSWVRLAQRIPIRIALDSVPDGVRLVPGQTATVMVKPDTTVADLR; this comes from the coding sequence GTGAAATCCTTTTTCGGATCTCTGGGGCGCATCGGCGTCACCCTCGTCGTTCTCGTCGTCGCCGCCGGTTTCGGCTGGCGCCTGTGGGACTATTACATGAACGCGCCCTGGACGCGCGACGGCCATGTGCGGGCCGATATCATCGGCGTCACGCCGGACGTGTCGGGCCTCGTCCAGGACGTGCTCGTCCATGACAACCAGGCCGTCCGCAAGGGCGATCTCCTGCTGCGCGTCGACCAGAAGCGCTTCACCCTGGCGCTGCAGCAGGCCGACGCCGCCGTCGCGGGCGACAAGGCCTCGATGGAGCAGGCCGAGCGCGACAGGCTGCGCTACCAGAAGCTCGGCAAGGACGTCGCCTCGCAGCAGAAGATCGAGCAGGCGCAGCTGGCCGAATCCGTCGCCGAAGCCGCCTACCGGCAGGCCCTCGCCAATCGCGACGTGGCCAGGCTCAACCTCGAACGTTCGGAGATCAGGGCCTCCGCCAACGGCGTCATCACCAATATGGCGCTCAATCCGGGCGACTATGTCAGCGCCGGCAAGCCGGTGATGGCGCTGGTCGACAGCGACAGCCTCCATATCGAAGGCTATTTCGAGGAGACCAAACTGCCGGGCATCCGGCCGGGCGCCCCGGCCGAGATCCGCCTGATGGGCCAGCCCGCGGCGATCCGCGGCCATGTCGAAAGCATTGCCGGCGGCATCGAGGACCGCGAAAGGGGGGCCGGCTCCAACCTGCTCGCCGACATCAACCCGACCTTCAGCTGGGTCCGCCTCGCCCAGCGCATTCCGATCCGCATCGCCCTCGACAGCGTGCCGGACGGCGTGCGGCTGGTTCCCGGCCAGACGGCGACCGTGATGGTGAAGCCGGATACGACCGTCGCCGACCTGCGATAG
- a CDS encoding ABC transporter permease, with protein MSFWADWASVVGLAGLVVIFGVTEPVFLSLANLQALLLASAILIVIAVGQTFVVATSGIDLSMAASITFGAVVLGSVYAAGWGILPACVLAVAVTSAIGFVNGLIITLGRIPDFVVTLGTLSAITGLGLILSGGEPTMVSSTFLLQLASRSFGPFGYPVWVAIAVAACAHIVLFHTRFGVHLLAVGGQVESARSLGIRTDRIKIAAYTISGFCAGIAAILLVARIGSAEPSINTSLLLNSVAAVVLGGVSLFGGRASILGPAVGALMLTALVNGLTLLSVSAFYQPLAVGIIVVLAALIMRYQR; from the coding sequence GTGTCGTTCTGGGCCGACTGGGCGTCGGTCGTCGGCCTCGCCGGCCTCGTCGTCATCTTCGGCGTGACCGAGCCGGTCTTCCTCAGCCTCGCCAACCTGCAGGCCCTGCTGCTGGCGTCGGCGATCCTGATCGTCATCGCCGTCGGCCAGACCTTCGTCGTGGCGACCTCCGGCATCGATTTGTCGATGGCCGCCTCGATCACCTTCGGCGCCGTCGTCCTCGGCAGCGTCTATGCCGCCGGATGGGGCATTCTGCCGGCTTGCGTCCTTGCTGTCGCCGTCACCAGCGCGATCGGATTCGTCAACGGGCTCATCATCACGCTGGGCCGCATTCCCGATTTCGTCGTCACGCTCGGCACGCTCTCGGCCATCACCGGCCTCGGCCTGATCCTGTCGGGCGGCGAACCGACGATGGTGTCCAGCACCTTCCTCCTGCAACTGGCCTCCCGGTCCTTCGGCCCCTTCGGCTATCCGGTCTGGGTGGCGATCGCGGTTGCGGCCTGCGCCCATATCGTCCTCTTCCATACCCGCTTCGGCGTGCATCTCCTGGCCGTCGGCGGCCAGGTCGAAAGCGCCCGGTCGCTCGGTATCCGCACCGACCGCATCAAGATCGCGGCCTATACGATTTCCGGTTTCTGCGCCGGCATCGCCGCCATTCTGCTCGTCGCACGCATCGGATCGGCCGAACCCTCGATCAATACGAGCCTGCTGCTCAATTCGGTGGCGGCGGTGGTCCTGGGCGGCGTCAGCCTCTTCGGCGGGCGGGCGAGCATCCTGGGGCCGGCGGTCGGCGCCCTGATGCTGACGGCGCTCGTCAACGGGCTGACGCTGCTGAGCGTCTCGGCCTTCTACCAGCCCCTGGCCGTCGGCATCATCGTGGTGCTCGCCGCCTTGATCATGCGGTATCAGCGATGA
- a CDS encoding DUF1656 domain-containing protein, giving the protein MVIDLDLFGVYLPGLLVLAVAAFVLVHIVHRALATAGLYRLVWHPALFDVCLFVIFLGGLTALSERLLS; this is encoded by the coding sequence ATGGTCATCGATCTCGATCTTTTCGGCGTCTACCTGCCCGGCCTGCTGGTCCTGGCGGTCGCCGCCTTCGTGCTGGTCCACATCGTGCATCGGGCTCTCGCCACGGCCGGCCTCTATCGCCTGGTCTGGCACCCCGCTCTGTTCGACGTCTGCCTGTTCGTGATTTTTCTCGGCGGCCTCACGGCGCTGAGTGAAAGGCTTTTATCGTGA
- a CDS encoding DeoR/GlpR family DNA-binding transcription regulator, giving the protein MANTDSPNGATPEVESNSNTLPALRQSRLVALLQERGQATVAELVALFDVSRDTIRRDLDLLEQRGLLVRTHGGAVDNSSLVQVDTTLGLRMDAHVEAKRRIGVAAAKLVRDSETLIVNGGSTTCYFAAALGERRNLTVVTNNLRLPPIMPEACVRSIHILGGLYWGTSQVTIGTVGFPSVTGISVDTAVIGATGLSPGGLSVARLEEAAEAVSMMGVAKRTIALIDSSKFNVSAFATVTSFDRIHHLVTDREPPDDIGAALSRAGVQVLVCPA; this is encoded by the coding sequence ATGGCCAATACCGATAGTCCGAACGGTGCGACGCCGGAGGTGGAAAGCAATTCGAATACGCTTCCGGCCCTGCGCCAGAGCCGGCTCGTCGCCCTGTTGCAGGAACGCGGCCAGGCGACGGTGGCGGAACTGGTCGCCTTGTTCGACGTGTCGCGGGACACCATCCGCCGCGACCTCGACCTGTTGGAGCAGCGCGGCCTTCTGGTGCGCACCCATGGCGGCGCCGTCGACAACAGCAGCCTCGTCCAGGTCGATACCACGCTCGGCCTGCGCATGGACGCCCATGTCGAGGCCAAGCGCCGCATCGGCGTGGCGGCAGCCAAACTGGTTCGCGACAGCGAGACGCTGATCGTCAATGGCGGCTCGACCACCTGCTATTTCGCCGCGGCCCTGGGCGAACGGCGCAATCTCACCGTGGTCACCAACAATCTGCGCCTGCCGCCGATCATGCCGGAGGCCTGCGTGCGCTCCATCCACATCCTGGGCGGCCTCTATTGGGGCACCTCGCAGGTCACCATCGGCACGGTCGGCTTTCCCTCCGTCACCGGCATCAGCGTCGATACCGCCGTCATCGGCGCGACCGGCCTGTCCCCGGGCGGCCTCTCGGTGGCGCGGCTGGAGGAAGCCGCCGAAGCCGTGAGCATGATGGGCGTCGCCAAGAGAACCATCGCCCTGATCGACAGCAGCAAGTTCAACGTCAGCGCCTTCGCCACCGTGACGTCCTTCGATCGCATCCATCATCTGGTCACCGACCGGGAGCCCCCCGACGACATCGGCGCCGCCCTGAGCCGGGCCGGCGTGCAGGTGCTGGTCTGCCCGGCGTGA
- a CDS encoding EF-hand domain-containing protein produces MRLVVLAPLLALAAAGCATTALGAMSGRKPDLARMLQNADENGDGVVTCAEYADARRKLFARLDRNGDGYLGSDDVPGRFAARIGGREGGLAQAIALLDKNGDGRISRDEFVAGPGLLFDRADTDHDGVIDARELAAFRAAVAARGAS; encoded by the coding sequence ATGCGCCTCGTCGTCCTCGCTCCCCTCCTCGCTCTGGCAGCCGCCGGCTGCGCGACCACCGCCCTCGGCGCGATGTCCGGCCGCAAGCCGGACCTCGCCCGCATGCTGCAGAACGCCGACGAGAACGGCGACGGCGTCGTCACCTGCGCCGAATATGCCGACGCTCGGCGCAAGCTGTTCGCCCGGCTGGACAGGAACGGCGACGGCTATCTCGGCAGCGACGACGTGCCCGGCCGGTTTGCCGCCCGGATCGGCGGCCGGGAAGGCGGGCTCGCGCAAGCGATCGCGCTGCTCGACAAGAACGGCGACGGCCGCATCAGCCGGGACGAGTTCGTCGCCGGTCCCGGCCTGCTGTTCGACCGTGCGGACACCGACCATGACGGCGTGATCGATGCACGGGAACTGGCGGCCTTCCGCGCCGCGGTCGCGGCACGCGGGGCGTCGTGA
- a CDS encoding NUDIX domain-containing protein codes for MSKRSAGLLIHRETKDGVEILLVHPGGPFWARRDEGAWSIPKGLVEPGEDELAAARREAREELGVAVEGRFEPLGDYRQPGGKVVVAWAVEADPLFDAAAVAGNTFSMEWPPKSGVIREFPEVDRAAWFAVAEAGRRILKGQAAILGDFLARRVRDG; via the coding sequence ATGTCGAAGCGAAGCGCCGGCCTGCTGATCCACCGCGAGACGAAGGACGGCGTCGAGATCCTGCTCGTCCATCCCGGCGGCCCGTTCTGGGCGCGCAGGGACGAGGGCGCCTGGTCGATCCCCAAGGGGCTGGTCGAGCCGGGCGAGGACGAACTCGCCGCCGCCCGCCGGGAAGCGAGGGAGGAGCTCGGCGTCGCGGTCGAGGGGCGGTTCGAGCCGCTCGGGGACTATCGCCAGCCCGGCGGCAAGGTCGTCGTCGCCTGGGCGGTCGAAGCCGATCCCCTCTTCGATGCGGCGGCCGTCGCCGGCAACACCTTCTCCATGGAATGGCCGCCGAAGTCCGGCGTGATCCGGGAGTTCCCCGAGGTCGACCGCGCGGCCTGGTTCGCCGTCGCCGAAGCCGGACGCCGCATCCTCAAGGGCCAGGCCGCCATCCTCGGGGACTTTTTGGCGCGGCGGGTGCGCGATGGCTGA
- a CDS encoding helix-turn-helix domain-containing protein encodes MTRMKDLHTEWMKDADYRKAYDALEDEFVLAEAVIKARLNAGLTQEELAQRMDTSQSAIARLESGKIKPSARTLERFAKATGTHLRITFEPAGTIGSTR; translated from the coding sequence ATGACCAGGATGAAAGATCTTCATACCGAGTGGATGAAGGATGCCGATTATCGGAAAGCCTATGACGCCCTCGAAGACGAATTCGTCCTGGCCGAGGCAGTGATCAAGGCTCGGCTGAACGCAGGGTTGACGCAGGAAGAGCTGGCGCAGCGCATGGACACGTCTCAGAGTGCCATAGCCCGTCTCGAAAGCGGGAAGATCAAGCCCTCCGCCAGAACGCTGGAGCGCTTCGCCAAGGCGACGGGAACGCATTTGCGTATTACGTTCGAGCCAGCAGGAACCATCGGCTCCACGCGTTAG
- a CDS encoding response regulator — protein sequence MNPPTLIAVVEDDPEIRSLVGSLLSREGFEVVLCGSGADLDRAIERRRVDLVVLDLMLPGEDGLSICRRLRSTPTSTPVLMVTAKGDDLDRIIGLEVGADDYLPKPFNPRELVARVRAILRRTRGVHHVASTPPSEVYRFAGWSLDAASRELHDPEGRAVDLTGGEYDLLIALLTHPQRVLNRDQLLDWTRGRSAAPFDRTIDVQLSRLRRKLGDDSRPPSVIKTVRGGGYLFAPAVERGRA from the coding sequence ATGAACCCGCCAACGCTCATCGCCGTCGTCGAGGACGATCCGGAGATCCGCTCCCTGGTCGGCAGTCTGCTGTCGCGGGAGGGGTTCGAGGTGGTGCTCTGCGGCAGCGGCGCCGATCTCGACCGCGCGATCGAGCGCCGCCGGGTCGACCTCGTCGTGCTCGATCTCATGCTGCCGGGCGAGGACGGGCTTTCCATCTGCCGGCGCCTCCGGAGCACCCCGACGAGCACGCCGGTGCTGATGGTCACCGCCAAGGGCGACGACCTCGACCGCATCATCGGGCTGGAGGTCGGCGCCGACGACTATCTGCCCAAGCCCTTCAATCCCCGCGAGCTGGTGGCGCGCGTCCGGGCGATCCTGCGCCGCACCCGCGGCGTGCATCACGTCGCCTCCACCCCGCCGTCGGAGGTCTACCGCTTCGCGGGATGGAGCCTCGATGCCGCCTCGCGCGAACTGCACGACCCGGAAGGCCGCGCCGTCGACCTGACGGGCGGCGAATACGACCTCCTGATCGCGCTGCTCACCCATCCGCAGCGCGTGCTGAACCGCGACCAGCTGCTCGACTGGACGCGCGGCCGCAGCGCGGCGCCCTTCGACCGCACCATCGACGTCCAGCTCAGCCGGCTGCGGCGCAAGCTCGGCGACGATTCCCGGCCGCCGAGCGTCATCAAGACGGTGCGCGGCGGCGGCTACCTGTTCGCGCCCGCCGTCGAGCGCGGGCGCGCCTGA
- a CDS encoding sugar ABC transporter substrate-binding protein produces the protein MRWTHLIILASSALVSATAANAAGSDTVAAVIKGLDNPFFQYMRQGIDEQAKALNASVSIQAAANMGDATGQADKLTAMAMQDYGCYLVNPISVSNLVQALVPVAQKHKPIVNIDSTIDADQAKAAGFAVSTYIGTDNVSAGELAGQEMLKLVPQGGKVALIAGIVGDVGSNARIKGFKQAVAGKLEVVVMVSADWDREKALTAATDILRAHPDLAGFFSANDVMALGVQRAVETAGLQDKVKVIGLDGVEDALKSVAAGEMAATVAQYPYVVGAMGVEACVAAAKGKTLPANVPAPVLLITKDNAEASLKNFPRPGGDYPDPFREMLKP, from the coding sequence ATGCGCTGGACGCATCTGATTATTCTGGCTTCTTCAGCCCTCGTTTCAGCCACTGCGGCCAACGCCGCCGGTTCGGATACTGTCGCCGCCGTCATCAAGGGATTGGACAATCCCTTCTTCCAATATATGCGGCAGGGCATCGACGAGCAGGCCAAGGCGCTGAATGCGAGCGTCTCCATCCAGGCGGCGGCCAATATGGGTGACGCCACCGGCCAGGCCGACAAGCTGACGGCGATGGCGATGCAGGATTACGGCTGCTACCTGGTCAACCCGATCAGCGTCAGCAATCTGGTCCAGGCGCTGGTTCCCGTCGCCCAGAAGCACAAGCCCATCGTCAACATCGACAGCACGATCGATGCCGACCAGGCCAAGGCCGCGGGCTTTGCGGTCAGCACCTATATAGGCACCGACAACGTCTCGGCCGGCGAGCTTGCCGGGCAGGAAATGCTGAAACTGGTGCCCCAGGGCGGCAAGGTGGCTCTCATCGCCGGCATCGTCGGCGATGTCGGCAGCAACGCCCGCATCAAGGGCTTCAAGCAGGCCGTCGCCGGCAAGCTCGAGGTCGTCGTGATGGTCAGCGCCGATTGGGATCGGGAGAAGGCCCTGACGGCCGCCACCGACATCCTCAGGGCGCATCCGGATCTCGCCGGCTTCTTTTCGGCGAACGACGTGATGGCGCTCGGCGTGCAGCGCGCGGTGGAGACCGCGGGGCTGCAGGACAAGGTCAAGGTCATCGGGCTCGACGGCGTCGAAGACGCCCTGAAGTCGGTCGCCGCGGGGGAGATGGCGGCCACCGTCGCCCAATACCCCTATGTGGTCGGCGCCATGGGCGTGGAAGCCTGCGTCGCCGCGGCGAAGGGCAAGACGCTTCCCGCCAACGTTCCCGCTCCCGTGCTGCTGATCACCAAGGACAATGCGGAGGCTTCGCTCAAGAATTTTCCGCGGCCGGGCGGTGACTATCCCGATCCCTTCCGCGAGATGCTGAAGCCGTGA
- a CDS encoding uracil-DNA glycosylase family protein, which produces METALDLVIAELRACRLCRDAPRYGPPLPHEPRPVIQAAGTARICIAGQAPGARAHASGRPYTDASGVRLRGWLGIGEEAFYDPNRIAIVAMGCCFPGLDAKGGDLPPRRECAETWRERLLAPLQDIELLLLVGQYAQKWHLGRRAAGGVTATVERWREIYDAQARPRMLPLPHPSWRNTGWLKRHPWFEADVVPILQAEMRRLLA; this is translated from the coding sequence TTGGAAACAGCCCTCGACCTGGTGATCGCCGAACTGCGGGCCTGCCGGCTGTGCCGGGATGCGCCGCGCTACGGGCCGCCGCTGCCGCATGAGCCGCGCCCGGTGATCCAGGCCGCGGGCACGGCCCGCATTTGCATCGCCGGCCAGGCGCCGGGCGCGCGCGCCCACGCCTCCGGCCGCCCCTATACCGACGCCTCCGGCGTCCGGCTGCGCGGCTGGCTCGGCATCGGCGAGGAGGCCTTCTACGATCCCAACCGGATCGCCATCGTGGCGATGGGCTGCTGCTTTCCCGGGCTCGACGCCAAGGGCGGCGACCTGCCGCCGCGCCGCGAATGCGCCGAGACCTGGCGCGAGCGCCTCCTCGCACCGCTGCAGGACATCGAACTGCTGCTCCTCGTCGGGCAATACGCCCAGAAATGGCATCTCGGCCGGCGGGCGGCCGGCGGGGTCACCGCGACGGTGGAACGATGGCGCGAGATCTATGATGCGCAGGCCAGGCCGCGGATGCTGCCGCTGCCCCACCCGTCCTGGCGCAACACCGGGTGGCTGAAGCGCCATCCCTGGTTCGAGGCGGATGTCGTCCCGATCCTGCAGGCGGAGATGCGGCGCCTTCTCGCCTGA
- a CDS encoding serine hydrolase domain-containing protein: protein MVTKDGARGVTVLVFRHGHLLYRVDAGDIARDARLPVASASKWLTAALVMSVVDDGLLSLDEPIGRRLPAFTGAAAGITLRQILSFTSGQGSLAGLVDLRQDPGLSLAESARAIARRPLEDKPGAVFRYGSPALQVAGALVEQATGKSWARLFEERLGRPLGLAHTTWGSPLWPDMPPADIHNPNLQGGLVTTAEDYGRFLTMLDAGGRHAGRRILSAASVARMESVQTRGARIAFVPAGATAAGLQYGLGNWCEVVEAGSRCSVVSSPGAFGTYPWIDRRHDLYGLFFMQRRLPLVEKDIRAARRIIVRAASGGPSR, encoded by the coding sequence ATGGTCACGAAGGATGGTGCGCGAGGCGTCACCGTGCTCGTCTTCAGGCACGGCCATCTGCTCTATCGCGTCGACGCCGGCGACATCGCACGGGATGCCCGGCTTCCCGTCGCGTCGGCTTCCAAATGGCTGACGGCGGCGCTGGTGATGAGCGTGGTCGACGACGGCCTGCTCTCGCTCGACGAACCGATCGGCCGGCGCCTTCCCGCCTTCACCGGCGCGGCGGCCGGGATCACGCTCAGGCAGATCCTGTCCTTCACCTCGGGACAGGGCAGCCTGGCGGGCCTGGTGGACCTGCGCCAGGACCCCGGCCTGTCGCTCGCCGAATCCGCCCGCGCGATCGCCCGTCGCCCGCTGGAGGACAAGCCCGGCGCGGTCTTCCGATATGGCAGCCCGGCCCTGCAGGTCGCCGGGGCGCTGGTCGAGCAGGCGACCGGCAAGAGCTGGGCCCGCCTGTTCGAGGAGAGGCTGGGCCGGCCGCTCGGGCTGGCGCACACGACATGGGGAAGCCCGCTGTGGCCCGACATGCCGCCCGCCGACATCCACAATCCCAACCTGCAGGGAGGCCTCGTCACGACAGCCGAGGATTACGGCAGGTTCCTCACCATGCTCGACGCGGGCGGCCGCCATGCCGGACGGCGCATCCTGTCGGCGGCGTCCGTCGCCCGGATGGAAAGCGTCCAGACACGCGGGGCCAGGATCGCCTTCGTTCCCGCCGGCGCCACGGCGGCCGGCCTGCAATACGGCCTCGGCAATTGGTGCGAAGTCGTGGAGGCCGGCAGCCGATGCAGCGTCGTCTCCAGCCCCGGCGCCTTCGGAACCTATCCCTGGATCGACCGCCGGCACGATCTCTACGGCCTCTTCTTCATGCAGCGCCGCCTGCCGCTGGTCGAAAAGGATATCCGCGCCGCCCGCCGCATCATCGTCCGGGCGGCTTCGGGCGGCCCGTCCCGATGA
- a CDS encoding translation initiation factor 2, which produces MKLRQTALAMAGAIMLAGCASVTRGTTEHVQFVSVPAGAQVTTTAGITCTATPCSIEMSRKMEFIASFEKEGYQRLDIPVSTKVSGGGAAGMAGNIILGGVVGIVADAATGATLDHYPNPVAATLVPLPQNEPAKKRLDSRSKKPAPSS; this is translated from the coding sequence ATGAAGTTAAGACAGACCGCGCTCGCAATGGCGGGGGCAATAATGCTTGCCGGCTGCGCAAGTGTGACCCGAGGTACAACCGAACACGTACAGTTTGTTTCAGTGCCGGCGGGTGCGCAGGTAACGACAACCGCCGGCATCACATGCACAGCAACGCCGTGTTCAATCGAAATGTCACGTAAGATGGAGTTCATCGCGAGCTTCGAGAAGGAAGGATATCAGCGCCTCGATATTCCCGTATCCACCAAGGTCTCAGGTGGCGGCGCGGCCGGCATGGCAGGAAATATTATTCTTGGGGGCGTGGTTGGCATCGTCGCGGATGCAGCTACCGGTGCAACTCTGGATCATTACCCGAACCCGGTGGCTGCTACGCTGGTTCCTTTGCCGCAAAACGAGCCGGCGAAGAAGAGGCTTGATTCGCGATCGAAGAAGCCTGCGCCGTCGTCCTGA
- a CDS encoding ATP-binding cassette domain-containing protein encodes MTVSPILPHASDATDPDAIIACRDLSKSFGGVRAFSGVGFSARRGEVTAVIGDNGAGKSTLIRCLVGVHRPDGGQVYFDGRAEPFADPDGARRAGIETVHQNLALIDELTVAQNLFLNREIVRRLGPFAFLDRPAMKKRAQEMLSRLSINMPSVTQRVRRLSGGQRQAISICRAVGAGAKLVVMDEPTAALGVQETANVEALIRRLHEQAVSVILVSHNFDQVRRLSDQIWVMRAGRMVATVRSAETTGNELVALVTGAAE; translated from the coding sequence ATGACCGTCTCTCCCATCCTGCCGCACGCATCCGACGCGACCGATCCCGACGCCATCATCGCCTGCCGGGACCTGAGCAAGTCGTTCGGCGGCGTGCGCGCCTTTTCCGGTGTCGGGTTTTCCGCACGGCGCGGCGAGGTCACCGCCGTCATCGGCGACAATGGCGCCGGCAAGTCCACCCTCATCCGCTGCCTCGTCGGCGTCCACAGGCCGGACGGCGGGCAGGTCTATTTCGACGGACGGGCGGAGCCCTTCGCCGATCCGGACGGCGCCCGCCGGGCCGGCATCGAAACGGTGCATCAGAACCTGGCGCTGATCGACGAGCTGACCGTGGCGCAGAACCTGTTCCTCAACCGGGAGATCGTGCGCCGGCTGGGTCCGTTCGCCTTCCTCGACCGGCCCGCCATGAAGAAGCGGGCCCAGGAAATGCTGTCGCGCCTGTCGATCAACATGCCCTCGGTGACCCAGCGCGTCAGGCGCCTGTCCGGCGGCCAGCGGCAGGCCATCTCGATCTGCCGCGCCGTCGGCGCCGGCGCCAAGCTGGTGGTGATGGACGAGCCGACGGCCGCTCTCGGCGTGCAGGAGACCGCCAATGTCGAGGCCCTGATCCGGCGCCTGCACGAGCAGGCGGTCAGCGTCATCCTGGTCAGCCATAATTTCGATCAGGTCCGCCGTCTGTCCGACCAGATATGGGTGATGCGGGCAGGGCGGATGGTGGCGACGGTCCGGTCCGCCGAGACGACCGGCAACGAACTGGTCGCGCTCGTCACCGGCGCCGCCGAATAG